In Oryza glaberrima chromosome 8, OglaRS2, whole genome shotgun sequence, the following are encoded in one genomic region:
- the LOC127783164 gene encoding syntaxin-52-like produces MASSSDPWMKEYNEASRLADDINSMIADRGSLPQSGPEIIRHTSAIRRKITILCTRLDSLEALLSKIPPKSLSDKELHKRQDTLSNLKSKTKQMATSFNMSNFANREDLLGQNKKAADDMSRVAGLDNQGIVGLQRQIMKEQDEGLEKLEETVLSTKHIALAVNEELTLHTRLIDDLEDHVDVTNSRLQRVQKRLAILNKRTKGGCSCMCLLLSVVAIVILAVIVWLLIKYM; encoded by the exons ATGGCTTCATCTTCGGACCCATGGATGAAAGAGTACAATGAGGCATCTAGGCTTGCTGATGATATCAATTCCATGATTGCCGATAGAGGGTCTCTTCCACAATCAGGCCCGGAAATTATACGTCACACATCAGCCATTCGAAGAAAAATAACTATTCTTTGTACTAGACTGGATAGCTTGGAAGCATTGTTGTCCAAGATTCCTCCGAAGTCACT CAGTGACAAGGAGTTACACAAGCGCCAAGACACGCTTTCCAATTTGAAATCTAAAACAAAACAGATGGCAACAAGTTTTAACATGTCAAACTTTGCCAACAG GGAGGACTTGCTTGGTCAGAACAAGAAGGCAGCTGATGATATGAGCAGAGTTGCTGGTTTGGATAACCAAGGGATTGTTGGCCTTCAGAGGCAAATTATGAAAG AACAAGATGAAGGTCTTGAGAAGCTGGAAGAGACAGTCCTGAGTACAAAACATATCGCTTTAGCAGTCAATGAAGAACTTACCCTGCATACGAGATTGATT GATGACTTAGAAGATCATGTTGATGTTACAAACTCGCGTCTTCAG CGTGTGCAAAAGAGGCTTGCAATTCTGAACAAGCGCACCAAAGGTGGCTGCTCATGCATGTGCCTGCTGCTATCTGTCGTCGCAATAGTGATCCTTGCTGTTATCGTGTGGCTTCTTATCAAGTATATGTAA
- the LOC127781217 gene encoding uncharacterized protein LOC127781217 encodes MLPAALRPLRRIPLARLRSRLLSSSASGEGGPPAVASTDEAVRAAKLREEAYKQVANLDWSSNADFWKAVDIFKTLPPKRKEFGLDFHLVQLFFVCLPSLAVYLVAQYARSEIKRMEAEAEEKKKQDEELEKEKQLEADSVKDETDSKLSAVLVRLDTLEGVVNEIVDDKRKGSAPGFSNKEEATKKGERQSNSTDGQVVPVKSKDIINGATNTSPNSTQQSPTGNGDKASSDPKG; translated from the exons atgcttcCGGCGGCGCTGAGGCCTCTCCGCCGCATCCCCCTCGCGCGCCTCCggagccgcctcctctcctcctccgcctccggagAGGGCGGCCCTCCCGCCGTTGCCTCCACCGACGAAGCGGTGAGGGCGGCGAAGCTGAGGGAGGAGGCGTACAAGCAGGTGGCTAACCTCGACTGGTCCAGCAACGCCGACTTCTGGAAGGCCGTCGATATTTTCAAAACCTTGCCACCCAAGCGCAAGGAATTCGG GCTGGACTTCCACCTGGTGCAACTCTTCTTTGTGTGCCTGCCTTCTCTAG CCGTTTATTTGGTTGCTCAGTATGCACGGAGTGAGATCAAAAGGATGGAGGCA gaagcagaagagaaaaagaaacaggATGAGGAACTGGAGAAAGAAAAACAGCTTGAAGCAGATTCTGTTAAGGATGAGACTGATTCAAAGCTGTCAGCAGTTTTAGTCAGGTTAGATACACTGGAGGGAGTTGTTAATGAGATTGTGGATGACAAAAGGAAAGGTTCCGCCCCTGGTTTTTCCAACAAGGAGGAAGCCACAAAGAAAGGTGAGAGACAAAGCAATTCCACTGATGGCCAGGTAGTGCCAGTCAAGAGTAaggacatcatcaatggtgctACAAACACTTCACCCAATTCTACGCAACAGAGCCCTACAGGGAATGGAGACAAGGCATCTTCTGACCCCAAGGGTTGA